GTAGCAGCTGCTGTGgctcctgctgctccagagGAGTCCTGGCCAGGCAGCGGTGCGTCTACAGAGGGGTCATCTACATGCTCAATAAGCCACTCCATCGCCTGGGTCACTGACATGCTGCAGACAAAAAGGATGATTACACTACATCAGCAACAACTCAGAATGGTGCAACACTGTTTTGTCTGCAGACTTGCAATAATGTGGTTTTTTTGAGTTCCTCAAACTCAGACTTACTGGTTCAGTCTAAGTGCTTTGATGGCTCTGCTCTCTGGGAAACCCATCTCAGTGAGCTGCTGAAGGGCTGTTTCATCCACCcgatcctcttcatcctcatccagCATCGCTGagatgcagaaacacaaaaagatcaGACAACTGAGACTAGTCAGGATTCTTTTTCCTGTCAACAATACAGCATTAAAATATGACTGAGATATGTAAAGCTTCATGGGATCAACAAAACAGTACATGGAGGTGGAACATAAAATGTCTCATACTTCGTTTTGTCACAGTTTTACAATAAAAGACACACTATCAATTTCAACTTCTCCTGTCACAGGAATTTATTTCTATGATTTCTTTCTCCTAACTTTCCCGActtggaaaatgttttaaggGATTGTAACCTTTACCATTGGCCTTTTTGAAGAGCTCAACAGCATCAGGGTTCAAGGCAAGAAGCTTCTGCGCAACTTCAATGAGTGAAACCAGGATTTTTCTTAGCTCTGTTTGAAActggaacaacacaaacacaacaaaaatctTTAGCCAACATATGCCACACTGCCTAACTTTAAACGCTCTAAAATACTAGAATAATTTAAATCCACAGCATCTACAtgttagatttattttatatacagcaTAGGAGCTAAATCAATTCCACCAAGAACCTTACATCTCTGATGTTATGCTGGGTAACAGTTCGGTCTGTGTGCCGTGTGGACAGGCTGGTGGTGGCTTTCAGAATTGCATCTTTGTCCGGGGCCTTGTTATCTTGTTTCTTCTGTGATGGAAAGGATAAATGACAGCAAGAGATAATTAAAAGGCAGGCAAAATGAAGACACCACGATGAAGAAATGCTTCCAGCTCTTTTAATGAAACCCAAAGTTGATCAGGCTTACCTTTTCTTCAGCACTCACATCTGCCATCTTTGGAGGGGTTGGTGGTGGTCTTTTCTTTATGAGCAGCAAAACGTCTACAACAATAATGAAACCTGGTCAGTTCAGTGGGAGACAGTGTAGGATTTTGGCACAAAACGTATCAAATAGTTGTGTCACGTACCTTTATCTTTGAGACTTTCATCAGCGACAGTTTTAGTGTCGGTGAGGACTCTCTCGGTAGCAGCGTGTATGAGTTTATGGTGGGTAAGTGTTTTGGGATCTTCTAGACTTCCATGAACATACTATAAACCGAGCACAGCATAAAGCATCTCatcatattacatgtattatttgtatggacagactggtctgcaatttcgttgtactgtacttgtactgttacaatgacaaataaagcccctatcatcatcatcatcatcatcatcatcatcatggcaaaagtgacatcttcaaataGTGCAAAGCCGCCTGTGTGAGTAGTCATTtcacaatgatataaaacacacaaacagcaaactgtcacattaaagatgtctgtgatttatttatttttttacccgataaatagtttaaaatgattaatcagttGTTAAAACTGCCAATTGATTTTGTGTCAATCGGCCTGAAGCTGATGAAGAGGGGATATTGTGACACACAGGGGTATTTTTATGGACTAAAGTATTATTTCTGAAAGGAAATAGTTGTTGAGGGCAGCAGGAGTTGAATCTGATCTGAGGTTTAAACTTTCATCACGGTGTCTGTGCCCATAGGTTGAAATATCATGCACACTTCCTGCGTTGCTATGGGAAACAAACATTAGACTGCCGCTTGAGTTTATCCTATAGGCCATAGAAGGAGAAGGGAGATGGGCTGTGTAATAATAGACGGCCAGTAAAGCAGGATGCCTGTACGGCTCGCCACTGGGAAAGAGAAAAGGGGCAGAGTCGGCTAGCTGGAGAGGGGCAAGCCAACCTGCTAAATTATAAATAGCAAAGTCTACCCAGTTGCTATAAATACAAAGCCGGTGATACTGACACTGACAGTTTACAGAGGGCAGGGTGGACTTGCAAACACCCCAGGCAGAGGagtgacaagacaaaaacaaaaagcaacaagggagacacaaacaaaccccccctccttaaaaaaaacaaaaaacctacATGTTTCAAGCACTTCTCCTTCAGTTTCTCAACAGTGGTGTCTTCCGTGACCTCCTCCAACCACTCCGTGCCGTCCATGGTGCAGATGTGTATCTTCAACACTTTCCCGGCGAATATCTTCTCCTCCTGCACGAACATAGCTGCAGCCTTGAGAGTAAAGTCAGTACCAGTCCAGTGACGttagctagcagcagcagcagcagcagcagcagttgttgcTATGTGCTCCTGGCAAAGCTAGTGTGCTAACGCTAGCACCCAGCTAGCCCCGTCGTGCTGTAAATCCGCCGACAACCGGGCAAAGGCAGCCGCCGATTAGCTGAGGGCCATTGTCGGTTTCCTCTGTCGGTTTTCCGTGCGATGGCAACCGATTTGTTCTGAGAGCGCCGGGTTGTGTACACAGGCAGCCAGCCAGCGAGTACCCTATTTTTACTGTAATGTTTGAACTCTGAACTTCAACGGTGCTGCTGCCGGTGCATCATGGGAGCCGTAGTTTTGTTGAGTCACGGGctgttaaataatgaatgaacagTCAAACTGGTCGAGAAAactccaacaaacacacacacacacacacatgcatacaataGTAAGGATATTTAACAATGTCAGTATCTCTGGTATTCCCTTAACTACCTGATACCCAAAGTCTGCAACTGCCCCGGGGCCCCGGACCTCCTGGCTCCAGGCTGTGTACTGGATTTGTGCTAATTGACATTTTGTTTGGGGATATGTGccactgaaatacacacacatatatcaatGTACACAATAAGGTCTtgtacattatttgtttttatctgagtTTTGTGATAACGATAATGAGAAACTTGATACTTGCTTTCTTATAGCtgtcatttatgtgtttaaaaattcaataaacaaagttggggggaaaaaaatgtacacAATAAGGACCATCATCAATGAATCTGACACTTATTTTCTCAGTGAAACAATTTATGATTTTGCCCTAGAAATGAcagtggaaaacattttcttaaagCCCAACATAACGTCTTcaggtgtcttgtttgagcaatGGAccggttgcacagcagacattttgacatgtcacagcaggaaactcacaggtgtaTTAATGATTTCCTTATTCCACTAAGGGGAGGTCTTGCTATTGTGCgtgctggttcactgtcactgttagtGGGACATTTGTTGGACTGTTATTAAGTACATTAGTGTCAttgctgtgacaagtcaaaatctCTGTTGTGCAACCAGTCTAaaaaccaaaagatattcagCTTACAGTGATATAAAGGAGAGATAAGTAGACAATACTACTCTAAATGTAGAACCAGAgattttttggtttttctgtGTTAAAATACCTTTTACACATCAgttttatgtttacatgttgcATAGTTTAGGTGTTTAATCAAACCACACAGCAAACATGGGGCACGGGTCATATTCTAGTTTGAAAAAACTGTACACATTGTACAGTTAGGAGCCGGGCATTACTTGAGACCAGGACCTAATTTTTGCTCTGGGTCCttctataaaaaaatgaatccaGCCACAGCAATAATGCAAAAGATTTAGTTTTGCTTTCATCTGTTTCCACAATATACACAAGGTGCAGTGATAATACACAAGGTGCAGTGATAATGCAGCTGGACCTCTTACGTATGTTAAGTGAATTGTGATGTTTGAAGGTAATAAATACAACCACTAGATGGAGgcaaaatactgttttttgcTGACTGCCTCTTAAGCAAATATCAAGCTCTACAGTGTATAGAGAAAGGACACTTTTAattctgtccatccatccattatttgtaactgcttatcctcatcagggtcgccgtggggctggagcctatcccagctgactttgggcgagaggcgagTACACCTTGGACAAGTTGCTGATTTATCGCAGAgtacatagagacaaacaaccatttacactcacattcacagctatggacaatttagagtcaccagttggtcactttaatttaaaaatctaCAAAGCTATTGACAATTAATTGTTATCCATAACTATCACATGCATGTGCTTATTCTGTGGTCAGTGTGGTACTAGATCTATAATCATTGAGCTTATCCCATGTTTAACACAGTTCTTTAGAGCTTTTATGCAGTCATTTGAAGTAATAAAAGACAGTTCTCATAAGTTCAAGACACAGAAGTGTCCTTTATTATaacaagaaacatttttacaggttgaaaatgaaaaaagggaaacacatttcttgcaaataataactttataagAGGAAAGAAACATATTGCAGATATTACAATTTCACTACAacctaatatttttttttaaattaaaacattttgcaaacTATACCAGAGTGTCTCACAAAGCGCTGAGAACTGAGAACTATtgagattgttttgtctttttttaccgaaatgtaacaaaacatttaatatgcaCAAATGGTTGCCTCAGTTGATTTTTATGTATTACAgaacagtaaataaatatcaaTTTATAAAACTtcaatatttatgtattttccctttttatgaGAAAAATGTCTCCTAACAATATATTGTATCTATTTGTATATAgttcaaatgtgtttatgtttaagggacagtaaaatacaaaatatatattctgttctgtttgacattttagagacTGTTGACTGGTGCGAGACCTATCAAAATTGCATGCTTAAGACATCAGATTTCTTAAACAAAATCTTGCTTACAAGGGAAATGCATAACATATTTACAAAAGGAAGAACACAGCCATAGGCTCAAACTAATAGGAGGGACAGGGGAAATGAAGTTTCCTTTTCCCTCTGGACAATAACATAAACTGTGGCCGACGGGCCAGTTTTCCAACACCACAGGACTAACAGATACTCAAGCCTGTCTTAACTGCCAATCTCCAAGATGGCTGCATACTGTACAACGTATCACATCTCCACCACATTTCTACATATGAAGGCAATCAAATCTAGAGGCACAACATGATGCTGTTCCACTGATTCAAGACGTGTACACAACTCTAGAGAGTGTAACTAAGAATTGCAAGATATTTAAAAAGGGGAAATTGTGGAAAACAGCTTATACACATACAGGACAtatgaatgaaatacagtacatgtgttcTGTTAACATTCACAACCTGTTTATCATCAATGCACTAGAATATTTCCCACACTTATAACAAATTGAAATAACACTGAAACTTAAAATGTGCTCTATAAGATGCCCCTTAATCACAAGTTTATTTATAAACAAGATTATACAAAAAcatataacaaaatataaacaaagatTGAGAAATCATATGAAAAAAGGCAAATACTAAAAGTCCTTAAGGAAATAAATACCCAGTGTGTATGCTGAGGCTTCACTGCAGAAAAGAAATACTAAAAGAAAAGAGTCTCTCTAAAGGACTTTGTCTGTCCTGCGTATGACCCAGCACCATGGATCCCCGAAATTTCTGTAAGCAGGCAATGCGTATAAATAAggcattaataaataaaaagtatggATGAAACACAGGTGTTGCTGTTAGTATAAAAGCGTATAAAAAGTCCtattaaatcatgtttacagCTTTGCCCTTCCTCTATTTTTTCACAAagagtgcctttttttttttttaataaaaaaatatacagcagCTCATCTGGGCGTAAAGATacaagctttttatttgaacTGTTCAGGTATATGTCCAATCTGGGACTGCATGCTTGTTGGTGGACTTGAAATGCCCTCTGACCAGTCGGACATGTTGGAATGAGGAGAAGAGCTTGACCACTGATCGGGCGAGCCAGGAGAGGGGGTCAGAAAGGGGTGGTCAGGCACCTGGACCTGATGGTTTGGAGTGTTGTCCATGGGGCCTGAATAGCTGTGCTGAGAAGGTGGGGTGAGGAACTGAGTGCTTGGCATTGACTGGTTGATGGAGGAGGTCATAATCTGGGTCTCCTGTGGCAGGATTGTGTGGATGGACATACTTGAGTTGCCTGTGCCCTGTTGGAGCTCTGGGGAACTGAGCTCCCCGCTGATGAAGTTCTGGCTGTTGGTGGTGGCTGAGTTCTGATGCTGCAGCTGgatgctctgttgttgttgctgctgttgctgctgctgttgaagctgctgcaggttttgCATCTGCTGCATCTGCTGAGCCTGCTGCTGCATGATGTGGGGCTGTGGACCCAGTCTGGTGTTCTGGATCCCCTGGTAGTTCATCATCTGAGGCAAGCTGTTGGTGGGGTGGCCATTATGAAGGGAAGTCATCATCCCATGCTGCCCTCCCTGGTGCAGTCCTCCCTGACCACCAGGAGCTCCTCTCATGGGGTTGAATTGGCCTGGCTGGCTCATGTTGCCATGCATTCTGGACAACCAATCACACTGGCTGTTTATGGCGCCCTGGCCACTGGAACCAGACACGGGCAGATGGGTAAGACGGGGAGGCAGCGGGTCAAACTGCATTCGAGCCAGCTCCTGCTTGTTTGGCATCACCATGTGGTTCACAGCTAGGTGTGGGTCAGACATACCCTGCAGGTGGTTCAGGGATACAGATGGAGACTGTTGGAACGGTGAGGTCATCATGGGCGGTGAGGCCACATCAGAGACATAGCCGTGTGGAGACTCCAATGAGTCGACTGGTGACAGAACAGCTGAGCTGTCCAGGAGATTCCCAGACTTCCCATCCTGtgaattcttcttctttacctTCATGTCTTTGCCCTCCTTACAGCCAATGCCTTTGGCACTTGGCTTGCGTGCCTTCTTGCCCTGGCCTTGACCCTGAGGCTGGGGCTGCTTCATGCTCCCGAGATAGCCGTTGGGTGAGCAGAGAGGGGGCGACAATGTAGTGCTCAGTGACCCTCCATGCATGTGAGGACTTCGTACCAGGTTGTACTCGTCCATCAGTCGCACAATGTCATGATGCATTCTCTCCTGTGCAATGTCTCTAGGTAGCCGGTCCATATGATCAGTTATTTCTCTGTTAGCAAAGTGCTCCAGTAAAACCTTGGCAGTCTCATAGCTTCCTTCCCTTGCAGCCAAGAATAAAGGAGTTTCCTCCTGATGCAGATGGAAAAGAGACAACATTAAGAGATGCACAGATGAGTGAGAAATGTTGCTTCAGAAAGATGTTTCGCTTTTATGGAAGTAAGTAGCAATAGAGATTCTTTTTACCTTGTTGTTTTGCATGTCCTTGTTGGCACCATTCTTAAGAAGCACAATAGCAGCCTCCACATTATTTACTGCTGCTGCCCAATGTAGAGCTGATTTACCtggagagagggaaacagagtGATTAAATTTAAAGTGTCCTTTCGGTCTCTTCGTTCTCTTACATAGCGCCAACTTTTTGACTCTGAGTCGCGTGCGTCACTATTTACATTCCGTGTAGAATCTCTGAGGCGGAACGCAAATGACGAAATTAATGATTAAACAAATACTCCAAGCCAAAAAAACTattcaaggattttttttttactcgatTACTCAAATTACCTAAGTACTTGCAGCCCCCGGCTCTCCAACTTTTGACTACATTCAACATTGCACAATGTTGATGATTTTTAGGCTCAAATGgcataaaagagagaaactgtaCCGAAATCATCGATTGCATTGACATCAGCATGACAGTTAATGAGCTCCTCCACCATGCCCTCCACTGCCAGCCTGGCAGCCAAGATCAGGGGTGTAGTGCCATCATGCATACGGGCATCCAAGTCTGTGGCACGGTTCCTTATCAGGATCTATAGAGACAGACAATAAGTTACTCCATATGATTTAGACATGATTCCATTGACATACTCAAAACCTCAAACTTCAGAGGTTGactcatattttattaaatgtacaATTTATACACTGTAAGCAATTTGAAGTCATTCTAACCAtcttaaacccaaagatatccAATTAATagaaatatgaaacaaagaaaagcagcaaattctcacatttaagaagctggaagcagctgatgtttggcattttgcttaaaaaatgacTGATGAACAGTAATCCCTAAATTTCAGCActaatatttgaaataatggGAGATAGATTTGGCGACTGAGAACCCACCTGGAACACCCCCTGGGCATCAGCTGCCACAGCAGCATGCAGAGGCGTCCTGCCCATGTTGTCCTGGATGTTGGCATCAGCGCTGGCCTCCAGCAAGCGTTTGGCAGCGTCGGAACGAGCATAGCGGGCAGCCAGATGAAGAGCGGTTTCACCTGTACGGTCAGTCTGGTTGTGGAGGTTAGCACCCTGGTAGATAAAGTCGTTGATCACATTGGCAGAggcatcttcctcttcctcgctgTTCCCTGTTTCTAAACCTCCCCCACTGCAAGATGCAATCATCAGTGGTGTGAATCCATCTGgacagagaaaaggggaaggagaggggtTTATGAAAGAAGGTAACGGACTGCATGGTCAGCACAGTACAGACCTAAGTGCTGCAAAAAAATAGGATGCTGCACTTCAAAGCAGCAGGCAgatcaaaacaaagcaacaaacaaatcGAATGTGGATTTGACACTTTTGCCTGGGTTGAATCATTACAGCTCTCTCCTTTCGATAATGGATTCTGATCAAGGCCCCGGCACAGGAGAAGCTTCAGAAGTAAAGCGAAGCTAGGGGGATAGAGGCCGTGGCTTGCTAAAGCTAGGCTGCTGCAAAAAACGAAGCATTAATATCTAACTGTGAGAGGCAGCTCAGTCAGTCGACTTGAATAGGTTTTCTCCTCTTCAAAAGGATAGCAAGCCCCAGATCTCGCAGATTTGGTCGATTCAAGTGCATCGATCCACGACAGGGGAAAAAGTGTGCTCTAAAGTTGTTAACCCTGTTACTTTGATTTTTCATAGCTTTTCTTCAGGGAATTTGGCACTTActacaaaactgtgtttttgcatttgatgccttcattgttttttataatgtaggatagaaaaaaaacagaggccTATTACTGGTCAAATGATTAATCTGATCAGGAATCAGTGTTTCCCCCACCGGGGTTCCTGGCTTCCAGCCGGCTGCTTTGAAGAAGATCCTTTACCCTGAGGACATGGGGCTTTAGCAACTCCTACATGCAcgattatacacacacacacacacacacacacaaatgcatacactagaaatgtgaaatgtttacttagaaaagaaaaggcatGAATCAATCCATACACACATggattcatgcacacacatacacatacatagacTAGAAAGGTGAAATCCCACCAGACCCACACATCCACTCACTACAAGAAATGTGCATTCAAAAAGTTCTGACCCAATCTTTTTAAGCTTGGGACACCTTAAAATGAATGACTCCCTTTCTGCAACCCCCTCTCCCAAGTTAtgactttatatttatagtaaagacagaaataatggACCTAATTATAATGTAAAAGAagcatcatttttctttcttttatcttcAATCATTATGAATAGccaatttatttttacattatttattgttatttattcattttttcacaATTTCCTCTGAAAACAGAGTATATATTTTGCCAAGCAATTACAGCTATgctaaaagattaaaaaattacatttgattatttttgtaaaataaagacaaCTAAGTCAACAAAACTTAGATGCATATCCACTGATTCTGCGAACATGCGTTGGCATGAGTTTGAGCTCCCTATGATTTTCTTAGTAGTAAGTACGTAAGTGATCAGTCACTAACCTGGTCCTCGGACGTTGACATCCATGCAGTCATTCTCAATCTCGCCCTGAGGGGGAGTGGGAGCAATGGAGGGGATGCGCAGGTCAGCGGCATCCAGGTGCTGCTGTGTCCACTGGCGGTGGTCCGTCTGGTTGTCAGCCTCTAGTATAGCCTGCTCGTCAAACTGCTAAAACAGAGACAGCAAGAGGTTAGACAGCTGAAATCGTGCatgaattaaaatcaaattgcatattacaaaaaaaatgtaacttaattttaaataaattagaaaatctCCTAGATATTTGAAAGATACATTGACGTGTAGTATTTCTGTTTCCTTACCCTGAAGCGTTTTGCATCCGATGGGTCGTCTTCTTCCCAATCATTCTGAGTGTCATCCATGAGTGAAATGTCTGAGGTGTTTTTCAGTGGCCTGTGAGGATGCAGAAAACCCAGTAAAAATCCCTGTACTCTACTGCTTCCATCTCATCCGAGACACTCACCAATAATGGTGCAGCAATGCcgaaaaacaaaagcattgaTTAAATCCATACCCCACCCCTCTGCCCCAACAAGTCAATTAATGCGCACCTAAATCTGCTAtatcattatcattaatgaTCCAGGCAAAACCCCTTTCACCAAATTTGACTGATCACTAGTTACACCCATTTTGTTCCACAGAACTAGCCCTTCACCTGACCCGCAAAGAAACAGGTACACCGATGACACTGAGCGCCACTAGTGAATAAACGGAAACTTACTTTAATCCCACCGAATCCTCTCCAACAGGCTCGCGTCTCTTCTTCTTGCTGGTCTCTGTGGTCTTGAAGCCCTCGGGGAGCCAGAGGCGTCCGTGCTCATGGCGCCGCTTTCGGGCAGCCACCATCCCCACTCCGAGGAAGGCCAGTATCCCTACGCCGCCTAGGACCAAGTAGATTGGGTAGAGGTCCTGTGATGGCTGGGGGTCCACACCGCCTGGTAGGAAAAGGGACAACATGGTCAAGTTGGGGCGATGGGCCGATGTGGACTGGCGGAAGATAGACCAGGACACCCAGGTTCAGCCTGAGTGTTGGAGCAGAGCTAGTCCGGCTCTTCTTCGCCCCCACGGTTCCCACTCCAAAATACACCGCAACCAGCAGCAGGCGGCAGAAACTGACTGACGATCCTCACCGTTTGTAAAGCTAGCTTCTACTCTCTATTCAGTAATAATCAGAATTGCTAACCAGTTTTcatcaaaaaaggaaaaaaaagggatggggcgtgataaaaaaaaaaaaaaaaaaaaggggggaaaaaaataacaccaccacctcctctctcccttttcaaCCCAGGGTACCAAGAGACAACTTTACCATTTCTtctttaagagaaaaaaag
This genomic stretch from Larimichthys crocea isolate SSNF chromosome III, L_crocea_2.0, whole genome shotgun sequence harbors:
- the ubac1 gene encoding ubiquitin-associated domain-containing protein 1 translates to MFVQEEKIFAGKVLKIHICTMDGTEWLEEVTEDTTVEKLKEKCLKHYVHGSLEDPKTLTHHKLIHAATERVLTDTKTVADESLKDKDVLLLIKKRPPPTPPKMADVSAEEKKKQDNKAPDKDAILKATTSLSTRHTDRTVTQHNIRDFQTELRKILVSLIEVAQKLLALNPDAVELFKKANAMLDEDEEDRVDETALQQLTEMGFPESRAIKALRLNHMSVTQAMEWLIEHVDDPSVDAPLPGQDSSGAAGATAAATSGASASASASASGPNLLRSLSSQSSTDETSRQDELTEIFKRIRRKREFRPDSRAVIALMEMGFDEKEVVDALRVNNNQQDAACEWLLGDRKPSPEDMDKGIDTNSPLFQAILENPVVQLGLTNPKTLLAFEDMLENPLNSTQWMNDPETGPVMLQISRIFQTLNRT